A region of the Salvelinus alpinus chromosome 24, SLU_Salpinus.1, whole genome shotgun sequence genome:
TGACGTATTTTGTTTACATCATTGAAAAAAAAGACAATtacatccattttaatcccaatttgtaactcaacaaaatgtggaaaaagtcaacggtgTGAATAccttttgaaggcactgtatatcaccctctctctcacctatcCTCCCCCACTCTCCTTTCCCCGTCTCCCTCCCTATGTTGACTCCCCTGtctccccactctctcctctTACCTGTCCAAGCACTCTCTTCCTAATGCTGACAGTCCCGCCCCTCCACACCTGGGCCACACCCGTCTCTGCTTCCCAAGTAACACACAGATTGGTCCAGGGGCGGTGCTCTATGTCTGTGATGTACTTCGATAACAGCCTATAGGAGCGGAAGTACTGAGAGGTGGAATGGGTGGAGAGGCGGTCCATCCCACTGTTCCTTTCCAGTAACAGGTTCCAGTAGTTCCCCTGAGTGAGGCTGAAGAGAGTCAAGTCTTTTCCCTCCTCGGCCATGTAACGCAGACACAcagtcagagcagagagagagggagagggggtggtgTAGGGATATGAGGTgtatggagaggagggagaagaagtGGGGTAGGcagtgggggagggagaggagtaggGAGAGACCGCGTCTGTGTACATGATAAATCCCCCGTAGTTCGATACTGTAAACATTCGACCACGCAGGTCTGTGGTGGGAACTGGGGGCAGAGAATCAATCAATCATCAATCAAACAATCCATCAATCAATTTGTCACGGAACACTTCAAAGAACCCAGACCTAACGTCttaagtgtgtgtgggtgtgtgggtgcgtgcgtgcagCTGACCAGATAACAACAAACGTTCCCACAACATTAGAGAACGTTCCCTTAAGAGTCGCGTTAGGTCATTTACTAATGTTTTCATGTAAATTTTATGTTTCTAAGATATTGTTCCCGTAATGTCAAATATAACCTACCCAGAacgtggttaccatgttctcagaacataagaTACTAATGTTCTggacacgtttcatgggaacatTGCAAGAACATTGAAATGTCTAGTTTTctgtgggttaggagaatattccatcaacgtcccaccaagcatacacagaacatggcaaccatgttctcaAAAGATTAGATATTAATGTTCCAGACATCGTGAGAATGTTGAGAATGTTTCGTGAGAATATTGCATTGTAGTGTATTCAGGTGTGTTTGCCACgtccactaattggccacacctgatcttaatgagtcctTTGAAATATGGTATGATTGAATATACTAAACATGATTTGAATCTCACTGACGCCATGCaacaatataaaataaatgtgtttgcatTAATGCCCAAGCAAATACATTTCCattgtcctatctgtgcttggagttcgaAACGGGTAAACTAAGCTAATAAgagttattaaaagtcttattggaacatgttctcagaacgttatttaattaccttcaaataggAATGTCAATAAAACCTCAgaggaaaactttcagggaaccatagaaAAACATTCTCTGAACCGcgctgcaacctaaaaatgtaaGTTCCCtaatgttctcagaatgttaattTTACGGTAACAGTCTggaaacgtatggcttcgttCTCAGAACCAATGGGGAACCAAAATCctatgttcccacaacttccaaggattTAAATGTGCTACCTGGGGTGTGTGGGCGTATTTGAATACTGTACCTGAAGGGGTTGTATAGGGCGATGATGTTGTTGGGTATCTTGCCCCAGTTCGGCCCAATGCCGACAGCAGCACGAGAGCGTTAAGAAGAATGGAAATCATCTTCTCGAGCCAGACGCAGTGTGAGGAGTATTAGAGAAGTAAAATCCTACGAGTGAGAACGGCTCCAACAGCATATATGTAGGCCAATGGGTTTCATTTCCCACTTACTGAAGAGTTTCAGTTCTGCAGAAATGTCACGCTAATAGTATATTTTAGGCTGGCTGAATTGGTCCCATAGTCATACAGTAACAATACAGTAGGCTAATAGGgttaactgtcacaccctgatctgtttcactggtccttgtgattgtctccacccgctccaggtgtcgcttgttttccccagtgtatttatccctgtgtttcctgtctctctgtgccagttcgtcttttATGTCCatgtcaaccagtgtgtttttcctgTGCGCCTGCCTTCTCTATTttctttttgctagtcctcccagttttgacccttgcctgtttttggactgaactggttttgaccttttgcctgtccacgaccattctcttgcctaccccttttagttcaatgaacatctaagactccaaccatctgcctcctgtgtctgcatctgggtctcgccttgtgccctgatACTAACAACATACAAACCACCAAGATTACACTTATATCATATTATGAAAACAAAAAATTCACACACTGTAGACCACCTATACAATGTTATTGATCAGCTATTTTGAAGGGTCTACTTTCACCTACCTCACCTTACTTTATTGTACAGCCAGATAAGCCCgttggaggaacacacacacacaacataattCCCTCCCATCCCTGTGACTGGGTCACTGGAGCACACAGATAGAAATATATTGTGTAGAACTGACATGCCTCTTTGACATGCGTAGTAAGGCGTCATTTCAACTCTATTCATGGCACTTATATCTGCAATATCCAGTATGCGGCTGAACTCTCCTGAACACGACCCTGTTGTCTGTGTGAGGTACAGTGCCTATTCAAGCCACTCGAGAGCAGTGTAGTGTCTTGACTGTATTCGACTGCGTACTGTAGTGGGCTAACCTCGTATCCAGGCTGGTGGATGAGACTTGTAGCTATTATCCTGTTGGAATGAATATGTCAAGCAGGAGGGAGAGATGCATTTTCAAGTCAAACACACCTCAAAACCTTCCTGTTGCTGTTCTCCAGGCTATACATAGAAACCATACACAACGTGTTATTACGGGACTGTCATGGAACTGCAAGAACTGGGAAGTGGTTTTAATGGTTTAAAATGTTTGATTCTCTATGGCCGTCAGTTTTTAGGGTTATTGCATTGAATGTTAATTGATTTCCATTTTGATATAAAGTGTGTGATCTGTTCAGATAATTGTAAATTGTGAATGCCACAGCAATACATAACCTCTGATCTAAATTTGAATATGGCAGTTGGaggaacacacaaacactcacccaCGCACAcaaacaggcacgcacacacacacacagacacacacatattagTGTACCCTGCGCACgcaacccatgtggaattcctaGTCTCCGGCAGCGTTTGGAACTTCTGATCTGCGGTCGTTAAGGCTGAGTTCATCTCATCATGCAGtgcatacggaaagtattcagacctcttgactttttccacattttgttactttacaaccttattctaaattggattaaatagtttttttcctgctcatcaatctacacacaataccccataatgagaaaggaTAAACAGTGTTttcgatttttttgcaaatgtattgaaaatagacaactgaaatatcacatttacataagtattcagaccctttactcagtactttgttgaagcaactttggcagcgattacatcctcaagtattgggtatgatgctacaagcttggcacacctgtatttggcacaccattcttctctgcagatcctatcaagctctgtcaggttggatggggagcgtcgctccacagctattttcagatctctccagagatgttagaacaGGTTCAagcctgggctctggctgggccactcaaggacattcaaagactggTCCCAAAGCCactgctgcgttgtcttggctgtgtgcttagggtcgttgtcctgttggaaggtgaacagttgccccagtctgaggtccctagtgctctggagcaagttttcatcaaggatctctctgtactttgctctgttcatctttccctcgatcctgactagtctcacagttcCTGCtgcttaaaaacatccccacagcatgatgctgccaaaaccatgcttcactgtagagatggtgccagattttctccagacgtgatccttggaattcaggccaaagagttcaatcttggtttcatcagaccagagaatcttgtttctcatggtcagagtcctttaggaaAGGcactttggcaaactccaagcgggctgtcatgtgccttttactgaggagtggcttccggctggccactctgccataaaagcctgattggtggattgctgcagagatggttgttcttctggaaggttctcccatctccacagaggaactctggagctgtgtCAGAGTGTCCACCGTGTTCTTGGTTacttccctgaccaagtcccttctcccttgattgtggttccgaacttcttcaatttaagaatgatggaggccattgtgttcttggggacattcaatgctgcagaatgttttggtacccttccccagatctgtgcctcgacacaatcctgtctcagagctctatggacaattccttcgacctcatggcttgacaccttgataagctaatttcctgatGATGGATCACCACTCATCGtactgggcgactttaacctcccgaTGCCTGACTTGAATGAATTTCTTTCCACCTCATTCTTTTCACTTCTTTTCACTTCTtttctcttttgacctcaccctttccgagtcccctcccactcacaaggcaggcaatacgcttgacctcatcgcCTACTAATCtaactgcaacccccctccatgTCTCTACTTACTTTGATTAATTTCTCACCATCTCTCCTTCAATCCTACCCTCTTAgaccctacccagatggtcatgcgcTTCCGCAATCTtcgctctctcccactactctctcctcttctatcctatcctctccttcttctgctaaatccttttctctcctttctcctgccTATGCCtcttctgcatcctttgactctcacCATTCCCGTTCCTCCCAGCCGGCACAAACTTCCCCTCCCGCTCCATGTCTCAGTGACTCACTGCGTGCTAACAGAACATGGCTGTTGAAATGGagtggaaatggaggaaaactaaacttccggaggacctatcatccttccactcactcctctctaccttctcttcctctgtatctcctGCTAAAGCCACTTCCTATCACTCtaaatttcaagcttctgccAACCCTGGGAAACTCTTCTCCACTTTCTACTCGCTCCTaaatcctccacctcctccccttctctcctccctttctgtggacgactttgtcaaccactttggaCAAATGGTTGACAACATCTGCTCCTCGTTCACTCATCCTACTGAGCCCACAGATCCCACTAATACAaaactaccctacgccttgactCCTTTCTCCCTGTCTTTCCAGATGAAATCCTGTGACTAGTGATGTCTGGCCGACCAACAACCTCCTATCTACCACTTCCTTCTCTCATTCCTGTCTTCCCttatcaactcatccctgaccactaactgtgtcccctctgacttcaacaTGGCCAGAGtccctcccctcctcaagaaaccaacactcgactcCTCTGACATTAAAAACTACAGACCGGtgtcccttctttcttttctttccaaaacacttgagcatgccgtctctgaccaactctctcgctatctctttcAGAACAATCTACTTGatcctaaccagtcaggcttcaagaaaGCTCATTCAACTGAGACCGCTCTCCTCTGTGTCAAATAGGCTCTCCGCTCTGCCAaagctgcctctctctcctctggcagacatctcagcttggatgtcggcccaccacctcaagctcaatcTCGACAAAACGGAGCTGCTCTGCttcccggggaaggcctgcccgctccaagACCGCTCCATCACACTTGACAACTCcatggtgtccccctcccagggtgcaaagaaccttggcacaACACTGGTCAACATGCTGtctttctctgcaaacatcaaagcagtgactcgctcctgcagggtcatgctctacaacattcatATGGAATGAATTTATTCTCACACAGGAAATGGTCGCTACATCTTCAAAACCCTGGTGCTTGCCAACggagcagcaaggggaactgACACTCTTTATCtacaggctatgctcaaacctcAGGTACCAACCCAAGCAATCGGTTCTGCCACCTGtgttctcttggccctcccacccctacgggagggcatctcctgctcagcccagtccaagctattctctgttctgccgtcccaatggtggaacaagcttCCTCCTAAAGTCAGGACAGCTGAGTGCTCCGTAACATATTTTTATGTTAAATAGTGATGATGCTGTTTTGACATGGTAACATTTTAGTATTAACCTTACCAAAAGGCAAGTTTCGAAGACCGAGGTTAAGCCCTATTCcaataaacataacacacaaaTGTTTCTCACCAATGACTTTTAATTTGCCACATGCTTCATTTTAACAATCTTTTAAATCATCTTGCAAACATTCAAATGATGTAACAATAAACGAAATCCTTTAACAATCATTTAAAGCTGCAGTATGTAACTTAAGTTACTTGTGGTCATCCAATGTGATGCAACAGTAACAATATCGTGCTTCTAGCCTGCCTGAGAACTGCTGTATTCATTGGTTTTCATTTTCCCTGTTGGGTCGGATTTCC
Encoded here:
- the LOC139552103 gene encoding jeltraxin-like, which gives rise to MISILLNALVLLSALGRTGARYPTTSSPYTTPSVPTTDLRGRMFTVSNYGGFIMYTDAVSPYSSPSPTAYPTSSPSSPYTSYPYTTPSPSLSALTVCLRYMAEEGKDLTLFSLTQGNYWNLLLERNSGMDRLSTHSTSQYFRSYRLLSKYITDIEHRPWTNLCVTWEAETGVAQVWRGGTVSIRKRVLGQMNSAPPVLHIYQFEGQVTDVEVWDRVLSSSVILDYMSGWYYNPTFYHYTPGNLLTWSKAIYSTTGDVLLEGNAYNSDHQPIRGQHQPPGPMRGKRKRKFLKGGRREISTNLNID